The following are from one region of the Segatella oris genome:
- a CDS encoding transglycosylase SLT domain-containing protein, which translates to MLVLLASCKERKEKIVTPWGEVIGEGDSLPKQGNFTLSDILSNGELIVLTMSGPETYYDYHGRGMGLQYLLAEKFAQKMGVSLRVEVCKDTMEMVRRLQAGDGDLIAFPLPRRYKNVEYCGVKIDSLHAQWAVQLDNTELADSLNHWFRPQMIAALKKEENFLLSTRSVTRHVYSPMLNRSEGIISRWDPYFRQYAPMAGWDWRLMAAQCYQESTFDPQAHSWAGACGLMQIMPRTADHLGLSRTEIYDPERNIAAAAKYIYELSKHFSDVSNPIERSYYVLASYNGGYFHIRDAMALARKYGRNPYSWSDVREFVLRLSTPPYYNDPVVKYGYMRGHETVDYVSRIVDRWAQYRGFAHSTGGGFTGDSFKGFGGSLDNMAPSRAKHRNRFKI; encoded by the coding sequence ATGCTTGTGTTGTTGGCTTCCTGTAAAGAACGAAAAGAAAAGATAGTGACTCCTTGGGGCGAGGTTATCGGTGAGGGTGACTCTCTGCCCAAGCAGGGAAACTTCACTCTTTCGGATATTCTGAGTAACGGAGAGCTTATAGTGCTCACCATGTCTGGCCCCGAAACCTACTATGATTATCATGGTAGAGGCATGGGGCTTCAATATCTTTTGGCAGAAAAGTTTGCCCAGAAAATGGGAGTCTCGCTTCGAGTAGAGGTCTGCAAGGATACCATGGAGATGGTGAGAAGATTACAGGCTGGCGATGGAGACCTCATCGCTTTCCCTTTACCGCGACGCTATAAGAATGTAGAGTATTGCGGCGTAAAGATAGATTCTTTGCATGCACAATGGGCTGTGCAATTGGATAACACGGAATTAGCAGACTCACTGAACCATTGGTTTCGTCCGCAGATGATAGCCGCTCTGAAGAAAGAAGAAAATTTCTTGCTTTCTACGCGTAGCGTGACACGTCATGTTTATTCGCCGATGTTGAATAGATCAGAAGGCATCATCTCCCGTTGGGATCCTTATTTCAGGCAGTATGCACCCATGGCAGGCTGGGATTGGCGCCTAATGGCGGCTCAATGTTATCAGGAGTCAACGTTTGACCCACAGGCACATTCATGGGCAGGAGCCTGTGGACTGATGCAGATTATGCCACGGACAGCAGACCATCTGGGGTTGTCGCGTACAGAAATATATGATCCCGAACGGAATATAGCTGCAGCTGCCAAGTATATTTATGAATTGTCTAAACACTTTTCTGATGTTTCTAATCCGATAGAACGGAGCTATTATGTATTGGCCAGTTACAATGGAGGCTACTTCCATATTCGAGATGCCATGGCTTTGGCACGTAAATATGGGCGCAATCCTTATTCTTGGAGTGATGTTCGGGAGTTTGTCTTGCGGCTGAGCACTCCGCCTTATTATAATGATCCAGTGGTGAAGTATGGTTATATGCGTGGTCATGAAACAGTAGATTATGTCAGCCGTATCGTGGACAGGTGGGCGCAATACCGTGGCTTTGCACATTCTACAGGAGGGGGATTTACGGGGGATAGTTTCAAAGGCTTCGGTGGAAGTCTTGATAATATGGCGCCGTCGCGCGCCAAGCATCGTAACCGTTTTAAGATTTAA